In Runella sp. SP2, the genomic window CCGAGTCTTTAAGATGGAGAGCCCTAGCCAGACTCAAATTACACCAACATTCACAAGCAGAAAAAGACCTCCAAAAAGCAGTTAAACTTGGCGATGAAGATGCCGCATTTGTGCTTAGCAAACCACCTTTTCGGCGAACCATTGAAATTTAATAACTTTTAAAAATCGACCTATGCTCGAAATTACCTCCGATAACAAATTAAAACGTCTCATTGTAGTAGGCGACCGCGTGTTGATTCGCCCTAAAAATCCAGTCGATCAGACTCCGACAGGGTTGTATTTACCCCCAACCGTTACCGAAAAAGAACAAGTTCAAAGTGGTTATGTAATCAAAGTAGGGCCTGGCTATCCAATCCCAACGCCCACCGATGATGAGCCTTGGAAAGAAACTGAAGAAAAAGTAAAATACATGCCGCTTCAAGCCCAAGAAGGTGACGTTGCTATTTATCTTCAGAGAAATGCGATTGATGTAGTTTTTAACAATGAAAAATACGTCATTGTCCCGCAGGCATCTATTTTGATGCTCGAACGCATCGAAGATTTGTTTACTTAAAAATCGCTATCGCCTACTTTTCAATGTTTTTGGGAAGTAGGCAGTTACCCTTCCCCTTCTCCCTGCATCCATTTCATTTTATCGTAGGGAATTTCTTGCTCAATTTCCTTTCGAATTCGCTCAACAATTTCCTCTACCGACATTGATTTATCAAACTCAATCGGCGCCTTAAAACGAACAGTCAAAGTCGTGTTTCGTTTTTTAAAACGTAACCCTTTCTTATCAAACGCGCGACGGAAACCATTGATAACCACTGGAATAACAATCGGGTTGTTTTCTAAAATCAAATGTGCAGTTCCTTTTCGGATGGGCGCATACGGGCTGGTTGTCCCCTGCGGGAAACTCACCACCCAACCGTGCCCCAATGCTTGATACACCTTATCTCCCGCTTTTGAATCACGTTCTCTTTTTACGTTTTTCCCCTCTGCTCTCCACGAACGCTCCACTGTCAGCGCTCCACCTAAACCAAACAGTTTGGGAACTATACCCGCTTTCATGGTTTCACTTGCAGCCACGTAGTAACTTCTAGCACGAGGTGCCAACAAATACAAAGGGGGAACAATGGTACTTTTAAAACCCCACTTTACGCTCGAAAAAATATGGTAAAATGAAATGACATCCGCGAAATAGGTCTGGTGGTTCGACAAAAAAAGGACATTATTATCGGGAAGGTTTTCCAGGTGCTCAATGCCTTCAATCACCGTTTTATTGACGACCGTAAATCGCCAATAGGTAAACCAGCCAATTCCTGAAATCAGTAATCGTTTAATAAACAACGAATTACCGAAAGGGTCTTTTTCGAGAAACCCCAAAAAATCGAGCCACGAAAGCCATTTAGGCAAAAAACTATACCGAGAAATTGGTCGTTCGGAAGCCATATCGGATAAAAGTAAAATGTCGCCAACAGCTGTTACCCCATTGACGACTTTGTATTGTGCTAAATTAGTAAAAATTAGGCTAACTCAGCCACGGGATTTTCCACTAAGAATTGATCCAGCAATTCGTTAAAACGTTCTGGATGTTCCATCATAGGGGCATGGCAACATTTATCGATGAAGTATAATTCCGATTTTGAAATGAGTCGATTAAACTCGTGCGCTACGTGCGGCGGCGTGATGGTATCATTCAGTCCCCAAACGAGCAAGGTAGGCACCTGAATTTTGTGTAAATCTTTGGCCACATTATTTCGCTGTGCCGATTTGGCAATGCCGACAATGCTCATACACTTTGGAATGCTTGATGTCGTTTCAAACACTTCATCAATCAATTCTTTCGTTGCTACCTTAGGGTCATAGAAAGTATAAGCCACACGCTCCGAAATGTATTCATAACTTCCCCGCTTAGGATACGACCCTCCCATGCCATTCTCAAACAACCCCGAACTACCAGTCAAAACCAACCGCTTTACTTGGTCTTG contains:
- a CDS encoding alpha/beta fold hydrolase, whose product is MSYLIKESDGYRYIDEGQGDVLLLLHGLFGALSNWDGVITHFSKNYRIIIPMLPIYEMSPREAGLEALVSFTEGFVASQKLTDMTLIGNSLGGHIAILYTLSHQDQVKRLVLTGSSGLFENGMGGSYPKRGSYEYISERVAYTFYDPKVATKELIDEVFETTSSIPKCMSIVGIAKSAQRNNVAKDLHKIQVPTLLVWGLNDTITPPHVAHEFNRLISKSELYFIDKCCHAPMMEHPERFNELLDQFLVENPVAELA
- a CDS encoding 1-acyl-sn-glycerol-3-phosphate acyltransferase — translated: MASERPISRYSFLPKWLSWLDFLGFLEKDPFGNSLFIKRLLISGIGWFTYWRFTVVNKTVIEGIEHLENLPDNNVLFLSNHQTYFADVISFYHIFSSVKWGFKSTIVPPLYLLAPRARSYYVAASETMKAGIVPKLFGLGGALTVERSWRAEGKNVKRERDSKAGDKVYQALGHGWVVSFPQGTTSPYAPIRKGTAHLILENNPIVIPVVINGFRRAFDKKGLRFKKRNTTLTVRFKAPIEFDKSMSVEEIVERIRKEIEQEIPYDKMKWMQGEGEG
- a CDS encoding co-chaperone GroES family protein, translated to MLEITSDNKLKRLIVVGDRVLIRPKNPVDQTPTGLYLPPTVTEKEQVQSGYVIKVGPGYPIPTPTDDEPWKETEEKVKYMPLQAQEGDVAIYLQRNAIDVVFNNEKYVIVPQASILMLERIEDLFT